The DNA region gggaatagtcttttggcctattctAAAAAGTGCTGCAGCCCacaattcaaattttctaattaccTTAAAATGTATGCGCCACTCTTCTTTTTAAAAAGCAAAATGTCAACCCCGCTTGTCAGACTTTTCTCCTTCGAGATATTTTTTCCACTATAAATACATGCAGCGTAGCCTGAACTTAAACGCATCCACCCGCTTCATTTCTCTACAACAATGTCTTCTTCAAAATTTGCCTCCTTCCTTTATCCTATAGCCTTTGCTTTCCTTCTCCATACAGCTTTTGGAGATGAccctctttttcatttttgttcaaACCCTGAGAATTTTACTGCTAATGGCCCCTATGAAGCAAACTTGAACAAACTGGCAAGTTCGCTCTACCTGCAAACTCCTTCCACAGGTTTCGCTATGAGCAGCGTGGGTGAAGAGCCTGACCAAGCATATGGGCTGGCTCTTTGTAGAGGTGATTTCGCATCTTCGGACTGCAAAACCTGTGTTGCTGATGCCAACAGTGAGATTCGCAAGCGTTGCCCATATAACAAAGCTGCTATCATTTGGTACGACTACTGTCTTTTCAAATACGCGGACGAGGACTTCTTTGGCCAGATTGACAACAGAAACAAATTCTATATGTGGAACGTGCAAAGTGTAGACGAACCAGAGGCTTTCAACAAAAAGACAAAGGAATTGCTTAGCAAACTGGCGGAGGACGCTTATGCAATTCCCAAATTGTATGCAGTCGGGGAAATGGACCTGGGTAAATCGAACAAACTTTACGGGTTGACTCAATGCACGAGGGATCTTTCAAGCACTGATTGTAAGAAGTGTCTTGACGGCATAATTGGTGAACTTCCAAGCTGTTGTGACGGGAAAGAAGGAGGAAGAGTTGTTGGCGGAAGTTGTAACTTCAGATATGAAATTTACCCCTTTGTTAATGCTTGAAGTTTAAAATCCTGGGGTTTAAGGAACATCTATagcatattatatataaataaatggcTGCAAAAAGGAAACATTATAGCCCTGTACTGGGGTGAGATGAACTTGCTCCCACTGATTGTATCTTTTCTATATATGTTCTAGTCATCAATACATTATCGACAAAACTTACTAATTTGGGATCAGATAGTAAGTTATTacgataaaataaaatcatgtattATCTGATGTAATGATTATGGATCACATTACTATACCTTAAAATTTAGTTATCCAATGAAATAAGATAAAGTTTCcaataaaagaaatcaatacaatatatagttttaaattaaatatataaaaatatttcctGTTTCATAAGTTGATAAGTTTCACCGAAGTATAAATTATCAATCAAGCATAGGATCAAGGTTTTAAGAACCGAATTGAGACATAAACCATTTTGAGTATTGATTTTGGTTAAATTGTTTTGACCGACTAGTTcaatcaaagttttatttttatgtaaaaacctgaaaaaattatgtctaattacatataatttatatactaaattttattcaatgtataattttcaatttgaactaTTCCAAACAGCCGCACCTGAACTTGCCCAATGTTAGCAACAGTTGTCCAACATCATCAGCCATCATCCTCACACACCGTCGGCAATTGGCGTATCAACTCTTCAAACGGCGTCGACAATTAGGCACAGTAGCAACGATGATTGAAGGAATGggtttaatttatatgttttttttaattgaaaccgGTCCAGGATGAATCATATTGAACTGTAGACCATTATTAAACCACTGGTCCACCCACGATTCACTccaaaaattagttaaaaatggTTTTGAGTACTACAAAAATCACTACAGTGCCCAGTTTATTGGCTGGTCGATCTAACCGATCAATCTGATCTGGTTATGCAATTCATGCATAGGACATTGATCTCGTTGATAAAATATGGATAAGTTGTATTTCTGatatattaaattgtttaaatctttcccaaattttgttcatttgtgTTTAAAAGTAAAAGGTGCTAATGAAGTAAAGATGATCAAAGGCAGTCCGTTTCTCGTTTATCTATAACATCGAGCAATACTTTTTACGTGTGGTTGTACTTGTTACATGAATGGGGTCGAGGTTCTtcataaaaacagaaaataaaaggCAGAAGGAATTAAGTGTGGGCAGAATCCTTCTTAAGCTCGTGAATACGTGTGATGTCTCCGGTAAATTTCTTACATGCGTATTGGTCTTTGACCAGTCAACGATATAAAAGGGATCGAGCATTTAGCCAAAATCTTGAAACGTTGACGCAACAACCACAAGACAAGATAAACTTAGAAATAAGATGAAAAGTCAGACCcattattttcaactttaatcTAGAGGGAAGACCTGCGTACTCGGGTCGTAGTCACTCTGCGGCACCGCCGTGGATTTTACCCTACTTTTCGTCTTCTTACATTAACCAAGCTAGAAACTTACTCCATTTTCAAGGACTTTGCATCTTTTTTAGCTTATACCACGGACGAAGTGACCAGTCAGAGTTTCTTAAAATGTTGATAACGTTAATATATCAACTGCCATTGTCTaatgatcatatatatatttgaagtttCAACTGAAGCAATCATAAACGATAGAAATCTCATATCCAAAGGAAAAATCTGAAGAACATGGCACTGTCAAACTTGGAATTGGGCATGATTAATACGTAAATGTCTGAATAATATTGCGGCCATTGCCCATACTTTTAATAATCAGTAAGTCAAAACATAGAATAATATTGCGGCTCTAAAACATGTATCAACGGAAGCTCATTTTGACTTTGAATTATTGGTTCCAAGAGGTTGATTTTTCTTGCCATTTTCCtcttattattcatttatcacTTTAGTTTTCAGTGCATTAACGAAGTGGGCATgcaatgtaaaaaaaaaaaaaaaaaaaggtcagcAATTTCACCTTAACGCCCACATTTAAAACCCTTGCCTGTATATAATTCTTTTTGCATAGCGAGCATACATAGAACCCACTATTAATTATGTTAGGTCAATAGTAAGTGGGCCTGGCTTTCTCTTAGATCCTAGCCCAAGCGTGCACATATTACAGCCCGTCATGCACACCATATATATACatggaaaagagataaaaaagttAAGTTACAAAAATTGAGATTGTGATTTGGGAATTCATTTGTTATATGTTTTTAGCATTAACTAATTTACGGTAGGCTAGAATTTCTTGAGGAGCTCGTAACCTAATAATATTAAcgcaaatgacttattcccacctaaaatatgttgttttctcaagtttttatcctttaattttgaaaatttcatttatccacccataaATGAAtaagtctattaattttaagggtaaaatcatcatttcatctgtaatattaaaaataaacttaaattttattttttttttcccataaaccctaaaactaaccatttctttcttagaccaagttttaaaaaataacattttcccttcagagtttagttttcaaactctaatgTCATTGTCAATAGTCTTTCCCTCTTGATGCTTCCACTCCCTTCAACGATTTCTCTCTTCTCATCTAAAACTCCAGCTGACATCGATTGAAACTGGAAAGACAGTTCttcgttttttcaaatgaagacaaagatctcatctttgtctaaGAAGACTATCATCTTCATaaaagaagatgaggaagatgCTCATCTtgttctgggaagacgatcgttttttttagatgaagatgagatcttcatctttcttACTTCAATCAATGTCGGACAGAGGTTTAGGTGAGAGGAGAAGGAGGGAGAGAAAaagtcgggagggagaggccattgATGATAaagtcaaagtttgaaaactaaaccctaagaggggaaaatattattttttaaaattggttcAGAGAAGAAATTGCTAGTTTTTATGATTTGgagggaaaataagataaaattttaagaggttagaaTTTCATTAACTGTAACCACCCATGCgtggataaataagattttcaaaattaagaaatgatAATTTGAGAATATAGCATACTTTGGgcgggaataagtcctttggcctaatattAATGATGACTTGCCTCTCAATTCAATCATCTTGCTTGATTGACCTAATTAACCACTGAAGAATAACATTGGATAATCATGTATTATTTTGTTCTAACTTCTAAGACACAGAAAACCTTgccatatattaaatatatagcCTGTGGCTAAGTTGAATTGCATTAGttgtattttgtgttttctcAATCCTAGCTATTAATATCGTCAGTATGAAAATTAGTATATGTACCATTATTTGTTCTTTTGCGCAAGtctaaagtaaaaaatttcaaacccaaatgTTCTTATGGAAGATTTGAAATCTTACtatcatgtttaattttttttttttttatcatttaaactattTATTGGTTAATGCTCTTGCACTTTTTCTATAAGTAGGAACTATTTCCACCACACATACCATATACTGTCTAAAATGTTGAGCTCAAAACCAACCCTTCTCAATCTTCACTTTTCTGTCTATCCTTCCATGTAACCGTATGTTCTGACCCTCActatcgaaaatatatattagagttataaatgtaaagattgaaactcatattacacaaaattaattgacttatattaaggtccaatccacaacacttatatatcactctttttatgttctatttattagatataagactctttttctttccttttttatttgagtctccaacacta from Mangifera indica cultivar Alphonso chromosome 8, CATAS_Mindica_2.1, whole genome shotgun sequence includes:
- the LOC123223159 gene encoding cysteine-rich repeat secretory protein 38-like translates to MSSSKFASFLYPIAFAFLLHTAFGDDPLFHFCSNPENFTANGPYEANLNKLASSLYLQTPSTGFAMSSVGEEPDQAYGLALCRGDFASSDCKTCVADANSEIRKRCPYNKAAIIWYDYCLFKYADEDFFGQIDNRNKFYMWNVQSVDEPEAFNKKTKELLSKLAEDAYAIPKLYAVGEMDLGKSNKLYGLTQCTRDLSSTDCKKCLDGIIGELPSCCDGKEGGRVVGGSCNFRYEIYPFVNA